A single genomic interval of Zingiber officinale cultivar Zhangliang chromosome 4A, Zo_v1.1, whole genome shotgun sequence harbors:
- the LOC121973562 gene encoding mini zinc finger protein 2-like — translation MMKRHLVVLRRYEPVGRVHGGGRKQGEVRYAECRKNHAAATGGYAVDGCAEFIAAVGDGGEGALQCAVCGCHRSFHRRVVVDVQPPAAEDGDCASSRALQ, via the coding sequence ATGATGAAGAGGCATCTGGTGGTGCTGAGGAGGTACGAGCCGGTGGGGAGAGTCCACGGAGGGGGGAGGAAGCAGGGGGAGGTGAGGTACGCGGAGTGCAGGAAGAACCACGCCGCCGCCACCGGCGGGTACGCCGTCGACGGATGCGCAGAGTTCATCGCCGCCGTCGGGGATGGAGGGGAAGGAGCGCTGCAGTGCGCAGTCTGCGGCTGCCACCGGAGCTTCCACCGGAGGGTGGTGGTCGACGTCCAGCCCCCGGCGGCGGAGGACGGCGACTGCGCGAGCTCACGCGCTCTGCAGTAG